DNA from Azospirillum sp. TSH100:
TCATATTCGACCAGCCGGCCGGAGGTCAGCACCATGGGGAAGCGCTGGCGCAGGTCGCTGTCCGCCACCTTGAACTGCAGCGAGCGGGCAAGCTGGACCAGACGGAAGTCGCGCCGGTCCTCGATGGCCGGATAGGCCTTCACCAACTCAGGGCGCGGGGAATAGATCGGTTCGCGGTGGACCGGCACCGGGTCGGGCAGGTTCCAGGCGACGGCGCGCGCCTTGGCGTTGCCGTGCGGCACGCAGCCATGCTTCAGCGCCACGCGGATGATGCCCATCGACAGGTCGGTCTGCCAGCTGACATTGTCGACATCGTTGCCGCCGATGGCCTGGATGACGCGCATCTCGTCCGGCGTCAGATCCTTGTCCCAGCCCAGCTTCTTCAGCACGGCCATGGTGAATTCGGGATAGCCGTCCTCGATCTCCGATCCCTTGGAATAGGAGCCGTCGGCCAGCAGCGAGACGCCGTTGCGCTCCACCCCGAAGCGGGCGCGGAAGACGCCGCCGCCATCCATGACATGCTTGGAGGTGTCGTAGAGCACCGCCGATCCCGGATGCCTGATCTCCGGATGGCCCCAACTCGGCCAGGGCAGGCCGTAATAGTCGCCGGCGCAGGGACCGGAGGTGGCCCGCATGGTGATCTTGTCGAAATCGGCCTGATGCTTCATGTGCATCTTCAGCCGTTCCGGCGACTGGCCGGTGGCGCCGATGGACAGGCAGCTGCGGTTCATCTCGCGCAGGATGTCCTCCGGCACCGGGCGGGTGTCCTCCACCGTGATGTGCTTGAACATCTCGTCGGCGAAGCCCAGCTTGCGCGCCAGCAGATAGATGATGGTGTAGTCGTCCTTCGATTCGAAGATCGGCTCCACCACCTTCTCCCCCCACTGCATCGAGCGGTTGGAGCAGGTGCGCGACCCGTCGGTCTCGAACTGGGTGCAGGCCGGCAGGATGTAGGTGCCGTTGCGCCGCTCCTTGATCGCGGCGAAGGTGGTCGGGTGCGGGTCGGCGATGACCAGCAGGCTGAGCTTCTCCAGCCCCTTCACCATTTCCGGCATGCGGGTGACGGTGTTGCCGCCATGGCCGAAGCACATCATGGCGCGCAAGGGGCTCGGCTGGTCGATCTCGCCCGGCTTGGCCAACACGGCATCGAACCAGCGCGTGGTCGGGATGCCCTTGGCCTCCATCAGATCCTTGGTGGCGAAGCGGCCCTTCAGATAATCGTACTCGACGTCCCAGGCGCGGGCGAAATGCTTCCACGCCCCCTCCGCCAGCCCGTAATAGGCGGGCAGCGTGCTGACATCGAGGCCGAAGTCGGTGGCGCCCTGCACGTTGCAGTGGCCGCGGTAGATGTTGGCACCGCCGCCGGCCACGCCGATGTTGCCCAGCGCCAGCTGAAGGATCGACAGGGCGCGGACATTGGCGGTGCCGACCGTGTGCTGGGTGACGCCCATGCACCAGATCACCGTGCTGGGCTTGTTCTTCGCCAGCGCCTCCGTCACCCGGCGAAGCTGCGATCCGGGGGCGCCGGTCACCCGCTCCACCTCTTCCGGAGTCCACTTCTTCACTTCGGCGCGGATCTCGTCCATGCCGTAGACGCGCTGGCGGATATACTCCTTGTCCTCCCAGCCATTCTCGAAGATGTGCCAGAGCAAGCCCCAGGCGACCGGGATGTCGGTGCCGGGACGGATGCGGACATATTCGGTGGCGTGCGCCGCGGTGCGGGTGAAGCGCGGGTCGATGACGATGAAGGGGGCCCGGTTGTGCTCCTTGCCGCGCAGCATGTGCTGCATCGACACCGGATGCGCCTCGGCCGGGTTGCCGCCGACGATCACCAGCGCCTTGGAGTTCTGGATGTCGTTGTAGCTGTTGGTCATGGCGCCGTAGCCCCACGTGTTCGCCACGCCGGCGACCGTGGTGGAGTGGCAGATGCGCGCCTGATGGTCGACGTTGTTGGTGCCCCAGAAGGCCGCCAGCTTGCGGTAGAGATAGGCGCCCTCGTTGGAGAACTTCGCCGAGCCCAGCCAGAACACCGCATCCGGTCCCGACGCCTTGCGGATGTCCATCAACTGGTTGCCGATCTCCTCAATCGCCTGATCCCAGCCGATCCGCTGCCAGACGCCGTCGACCAGCTTCAGCGGGTATTTGACCCGGCGGGTGCCCTTGGTCAGTTCGCGGACCGAGGCGCCCTTGGCGCAGTGGGTGCCCTGGTTGATCGGGCTTTCCCAGCCCGGCTCCTGCCCGACCCAGACACCGTTCTGCACCTCGGCGATCACCGTGCAGCCGACCGAGCAGTGGGTGCAGACGTTCTTGCGCGTCACCACCTCGACATTCGGCAGGATCGGCCCGGCCTCCGCCTTGCGGATCATGGCGCCCGGCAGAGCGCCGACGGCGGCGATGCCGCCCGCGGCAAGTCCGGAGCGGCGCAGGAAACCGCGGCGGCTGACTCCCGACTCCAGACTGTCGGCCAGTGCCGCGACCAGACCGGACCGCTTTCCGCCTGCCGTTTTCGCCGAGCTGCGTTTGACCAGCATGGATAGTCTCCGGATCGCCCTTAGAGGCGGTTCAGCGCATAGAAGCGCTTGACGTGTTCGGTTTCGCGGTAGCGGGCCTTCACCTGCTCCTGCGGCGATTCCATCGCATGCGCCTCGTCGCCTGCCGGAAGCACGGCAGCAGCCGCGGCGCCGGCCGCACCCAGGCCAAGCGTCTTCAGGATGTCGCGGCGTTGCAGGGGATTGCGCGGGGGGGAATTGCGCGGGGGTTCTGGCGGCGTTTTCATGCGTCGGCTCCCTCCAACTCGTCGATCTGTCGGTTCAGGGCTTCCTGCTCGATCTCCAGGAACAGGCGGCCGATGGTGCCGACCGGGCGGTAGAGGGCTGCCGCCTCCGCCTTCTCCAAATCCTGGAAGAAGCGTCCGGCCCAGGGCGTCAGGTGGCTGTCCAGCATGTGGCGCTGCACCGCCGGGTCGGCCCCCTCGCGGATCAGCACGGCCATCACGTCGCACAGGGCAGCGATGTGGTCTTCCGGCTCCGACACATCGGGCGCACGCTCCAGCCCCAGCGCCTGGAGATCGGCGCGCAGGGCCGACAGCGGCCGGTCGGTGAGGAAACCTGTGCGGTAGTAGGAGGCATAAGGCACCAGCTCGCCCTGGACGACGCCGATGAACAGGGCGTTGAACTCCCGCTCCACTGTTTGCGGATCGCTGGCGCGGGCATGGGCTGCCAGATCATCGAAGGCCCGGCCGATCGGCATCTCATCGCCGGTCAGACCGCTCAGCAGCGCCAGCAGGTCGGCGCCCGGCGGGGCGGCCAGCGTCAGCGCCAGCAGCCGGTAGACATCGGCGCGGAGGGCATCCGCGCCGCTTTCCGGATCATGAACCGTCATCACACTCCCGCAAGCCGCTCCGGAAATCTTGTATGGGGCCAGGGCCAGCCCGAACTTGGTTAACGTCCGGCGGGGGCAAAGGTTGCCTTACCCGGTCGGGGCTACCCTGCCGGGATCATCCTTTTTCCCTGTCGGCCGGATCACTTCTGCGGATTGCCGGCCTGCTGGGGGTCGATCTGCGGGCGGCCGGAGAAGTTGCGGTGCGCGACAGACGCCTCCTCCCCCACCCGCGCGCCACTCGACGCGAAGGTCTCGTCGGCACTGCGGGCGAACAGGGCCGGCAGGACCGCCCAGGCACCGCCGGCCAGAACGACAATGGCGCAGAGCGCGGCGAGGAAGGCTTTCATCGGCGAAACTCCAGACAACGCAGACCCGAGGGCGAGGCCCTACTGCCGGCCTCCCCGCCACCGCACAACGCCGCCCGCGCCAGATTGTTTCCGCCCCCCTTTTCTTCTTGATATGCTCCAATAGAGCACATATGGTTTTGCTCAGAACGAGCATAGAGCGGAGCCGTCCGATGCCCGAGGTCGCCGAACTCGCCTACACCCCCGCCGTCGCCGCGGCGACCGCACCGATCTATGACCGCATGAAGCGCGTCGTGCCGGCCATCGAATGGCCCTTCCACGCGCCACTGGTCCACGCCATCAACGAGCTGAAGCGCGAACGCAACGCCGTCATCCTCGCCCACAACTACCAGACGCCGGAGATCTTCCACGGCGTGGCCGACATCGTCGGCGACAGCCTGGCGCTGGCCGCCAAGGCGACGCAGACCGACGCCGACGTGATCGTGCTGGCCGGCGTGCATTTCATGGCGGAGACGGCGAAGCTGCTGAATCCGGCCAAGACGGTGCTGATCCCCAGCCGCAACGCCGGCTGCTCGCTGGCCGACAGCATCACCGCCGCCGACGTGCGGCTCCTGCGCGAGGCGCATCCCGGCGTGCCGGTGGTCGCCTATGTCAACACCTCGGCCGAGGTGAAGGCGGAGGTCGACATCTGCTGCACATCGGGCAATGCGGTGGAGGTGGTGGAATCGCTGGGCGTCGACCGGGTGATCTTCCTGCCCGACGAATATCTGGCGAAATATGTCGCCACCCAGACCAAGGTCGAGATCATCGCCTGGAAAGGCCATTGCGAGGTGCATGAGCGCTTCACCGGCACCGAGATCGAGGAGTTCCGCCGCCGCTTCGACCGGCTGACCGTGATCGCCCACCCGGAATGCCCGCCCGACGTTCTGGAAGCCGCCGATTTCGTCGGCTCCACCGCCCGGATGATCGACTTCGTCGGCTCGGAGAAGCCGCCGCGGGTGCTGATGGTCACCGAATGCTCAATGAGCGAC
Protein-coding regions in this window:
- a CDS encoding formate dehydrogenase subunit alpha; its protein translation is MLVKRSSAKTAGGKRSGLVAALADSLESGVSRRGFLRRSGLAAGGIAAVGALPGAMIRKAEAGPILPNVEVVTRKNVCTHCSVGCTVIAEVQNGVWVGQEPGWESPINQGTHCAKGASVRELTKGTRRVKYPLKLVDGVWQRIGWDQAIEEIGNQLMDIRKASGPDAVFWLGSAKFSNEGAYLYRKLAAFWGTNNVDHQARICHSTTVAGVANTWGYGAMTNSYNDIQNSKALVIVGGNPAEAHPVSMQHMLRGKEHNRAPFIVIDPRFTRTAAHATEYVRIRPGTDIPVAWGLLWHIFENGWEDKEYIRQRVYGMDEIRAEVKKWTPEEVERVTGAPGSQLRRVTEALAKNKPSTVIWCMGVTQHTVGTANVRALSILQLALGNIGVAGGGANIYRGHCNVQGATDFGLDVSTLPAYYGLAEGAWKHFARAWDVEYDYLKGRFATKDLMEAKGIPTTRWFDAVLAKPGEIDQPSPLRAMMCFGHGGNTVTRMPEMVKGLEKLSLLVIADPHPTTFAAIKERRNGTYILPACTQFETDGSRTCSNRSMQWGEKVVEPIFESKDDYTIIYLLARKLGFADEMFKHITVEDTRPVPEDILREMNRSCLSIGATGQSPERLKMHMKHQADFDKITMRATSGPCAGDYYGLPWPSWGHPEIRHPGSAVLYDTSKHVMDGGGVFRARFGVERNGVSLLADGSYSKGSEIEDGYPEFTMAVLKKLGWDKDLTPDEMRVIQAIGGNDVDNVSWQTDLSMGIIRVALKHGCVPHGNAKARAVAWNLPDPVPVHREPIYSPRPELVKAYPAIEDRRDFRLVQLARSLQFKVADSDLRQRFPMVLTSGRLVEYEGGGEETRSNPWLAELQQDMFAEINTKDAERLGIKDGAWVWVYGPEDGGKAKVKALVTDRVGGGTVFMPFHFSGFWQGDSLRGNYPPNTDPIVLGEPVNGVTTYGYDPVTFMQETKVTLCRVEPA
- a CDS encoding twin-arginine translocation signal domain-containing protein, producing MKTPPEPPRNSPPRNPLQRRDILKTLGLGAAGAAAAAVLPAGDEAHAMESPQEQVKARYRETEHVKRFYALNRL
- a CDS encoding molecular chaperone, which encodes MTVHDPESGADALRADVYRLLALTLAAPPGADLLALLSGLTGDEMPIGRAFDDLAAHARASDPQTVEREFNALFIGVVQGELVPYASYYRTGFLTDRPLSALRADLQALGLERAPDVSEPEDHIAALCDVMAVLIREGADPAVQRHMLDSHLTPWAGRFFQDLEKAEAAALYRPVGTIGRLFLEIEQEALNRQIDELEGADA
- the nadA gene encoding quinolinate synthase NadA → MPEVAELAYTPAVAAATAPIYDRMKRVVPAIEWPFHAPLVHAINELKRERNAVILAHNYQTPEIFHGVADIVGDSLALAAKATQTDADVIVLAGVHFMAETAKLLNPAKTVLIPSRNAGCSLADSITAADVRLLREAHPGVPVVAYVNTSAEVKAEVDICCTSGNAVEVVESLGVDRVIFLPDEYLAKYVATQTKVEIIAWKGHCEVHERFTGTEIEEFRRRFDRLTVIAHPECPPDVLEAADFVGSTARMIDFVGSEKPPRVLMVTECSMSDNVAAASPETEFVRPCNLCPHMKTVTLSSILESLQTLEPRVEIPDALAARARRSVERMLAVRPK